Proteins found in one Triticum aestivum cultivar Chinese Spring chromosome 4D, IWGSC CS RefSeq v2.1, whole genome shotgun sequence genomic segment:
- the LOC123100786 gene encoding berberine bridge enzyme-like Cyn d 4 — translation MGILRLGGYLALAFSVSFFFSCSVASPADGFLRCLSAKIPSELLYTQSSTNFTDVLASSIRNTKFLTNATARPLCIVTPSDASHVQAAVLCGRGHGVRLRVRSGGHDYEGLSYRSVRPSEVLAVVDLGANLRAVRVNRLESTAWVDSGATIGELYYAIAKNDSRLAFPAGECATIGVGGHFSGGAIGMMMRKHGLSADKVLDATLVDADGRLLDRAGMGEDLFWAIRGGGGGNFGIVLSWKVQLVQVPPTVAVFNIAKTVDEDAVDILTRWQHVAPSLPSDLTIRVIVQGQQALFQALYLGACGSLVATMGDQFPELRMTRADCQPMTWLQSAATPFISFGRNGTLEEALLSRTAGQSSAGKIKSDYVRRAIPKAAWEEIFSWFTKDGAGFMMLEPHGGFMGSVPAAATPYPHRHGVLYVIQYIAFWQQGGDGTAATTWIGGLYDLMEQHVSKNPRRAYVNFRDLDIGQNDGTPESGEVWGERYFVGNYRRLAAVKAAVDPSDYFSNEQSIPPSR, via the coding sequence ATGGGCATTCTAAGACTCGGAGGCTACTTAGCACTCGCCTTCTCTGTGAGCTTCTTCTTCTCGTGCTCCGTTGCTTCTCCAGCCGATGGCTTCCTCCGGTGCCTGAGCGCCAAGATACCCAGCGAGCTCCTGTACACGCAGAGCTCCACCAACTTCACCGACGTGCTGGCATCCTCCATCAGGAACACCAAGTTCCTCACCAACGCCACGGCGAGGCCGCTCTGCATCGTCACGCCCAGCGACGCCTCCCACGTCCAGGCCGCCGTGCTCTGCGGCCGCGGGCATGGCGTGCGCCTCCGCGTGCGCAGCGGCGGACACGACTACGAGGGCCTCTCGTACCGTTCCGTGCGGCCCTCCGAGGTGCTCGCGGTGGTCGACCTCGGCGCCAACCTCCGGGCCGTGCGCGTCAACCGGCTCGAGTCCACGGCCTGGGTCGACTCGGGCGCGACCATCGGGGAGCTGTACTACGCCATTGCCAAGAACGACTCCCGGCTCGCGTTCCCGGCCGGCGAGTGCGCCACCATCGGCGTGGGCGGCCACTTCAGCGGCGGCGCCATCGGCATGATGATGCGCAAGCACGGCCTCTCCGCCGACAAGGTCCTCGACGCCACGCTGGTCGACGCCGACGGCCGCCTCCTGGACAGGGCCGGCATGGGGGAGGACCTCTTCTGGGCcatccggggcggcggcggcgggaactTCGGCATCGTGCTCTCGTGGAAGGTCCAGCTCGTGCAGGTCCCGCCGACGGTGGCGGTGTTCAACATCGCCAAGACGGTCGACGAGGACGCCGTGGACATCCTCACCAGATGGCAGCACGTGGCGCCGTCGCTCCCGAGCGACCTCACCATAAGGGTGATCGTGCAGGGGCAGCAGGCGCTGTTCCAGGCGCTGTACCTCGGCGCGTGCGGGTCGCTGGTGGCGACGATGGGCGACCAGTTCCCGGAGCTGCGCATGACGAGAGCCGACTGCCAGCCGATGACCTGGCTGCAGTCGGCGGCGACGCCCTTCATCAGCTTCGGCCGCAACGGCACGCTGGAGGAGGCGCTCCTGAGCAGGACAGCCGGCCAGAGCAGCGCCGGGAAGATCAAGTCCGACTACGTCCGGCGCGCCATCCCCAAGGCCGCGTGGGAGGAGATCTTCTCCTGGTTCACCAAGGACGGCGCCGGGTTCATGATGCTGGAGCCGCACGGCGGGTTCATGGGCAGCGTCCCCGCCGCGGCGACGCCGTACCCGCACCGGCACGGCGTGCTGTACGTCATCCAGTACATCGCCTTCTGGCAGCAGGGAGGCGACGGCACGGCGGCGACGACCTGGATCGGCGGCCTGTACGACCTCATGGAGCAGCACGTGAGCAAGAACCCGAGGCGGGCGTACGTCAACTTCCGGGACCTGGACATCGGCCAGAACGACGGCACGCCGGAGAGCGGCGAGGTGTGGGGCGAGCGCTACTTCGTCGGCAACTACCGGCGACTCGCGGCGGTGAAGGCGGCCGTGGATCCCAGCGACTACTTCAGCAACGAGCAGAGCATCCCGCCGTCGCGTTAA